A region of Vicia villosa cultivar HV-30 ecotype Madison, WI unplaced genomic scaffold, Vvil1.0 ctg.001512F_1_1, whole genome shotgun sequence DNA encodes the following proteins:
- the LOC131635576 gene encoding serine carboxypeptidase-like — protein sequence MTTMTTTFRYSFLILLFLWSSPPSSASFNNEIAEHFIRNLNLFPPHDINILDNPNLRSTDNKIVEKPLRFPNFSGQDGDVSIDDLAHRAGYYPIQHSHAAKMFYLFFESRNNKKDPVVIWLTGGPGCSSELAVFYENGPFKIADNMSLSWNEYGWDKVSNLLYVDQPTGTGFSYSTDKRDIRHDEDGVSNDLYDFLQAFFAEHPEYATNDFFITGESYAGHYIPAFAARVHKGNKAKEGIHINLKGFAIGNGLTDPAIQYKAYADYALDMGIIEQPDYDRINKVLVPACELAIKLCGTDGKIACTASYFVCNTIFNSIMSHAGNINYYDIRKKCDGSLCYDFSNLEKFLNQGSVRDALGVGDIEFVSCSSSVYQAMLVDWMRNLEVGIPALLEDGINLLVYAGEYDLICNWLGNSRWVHAMEWSGQKEFVASPEVPFIVDDSEAGVLKNHGTLSFLKVHDAGHMVPMDQPKASLEMLKKWTQGTLSKSGADEEILVAEL from the exons ATGACGACGATGACGACTACGTTCCGGTACTCATTTCTGATCCTCCTATTCCTGTGGTCCTCACCACCATCCTCCGCCTCTTTCAACAACGAGATAGCAGAACACTTTATCAGAAACCTCAACCTCTTCCCTCCTCACGACATCAACATCCTCGATAATCCTAATCTAAGATCCACCGATAACAAGATCGTCGAGAAGCCGCTCAGATTCCCAAACTTCTCCGGCCAAGACGGAGATGTTTCCATCGACGACTTGGCTCATCGCGCTGGATATTACCCCATTCAACACTCTCATGCCGCAAA GATGTTCTACCTTTTCTTTGAATCCAGGAACAACAAGAAGGATCCTGTTGTCATTTGGTTGACTGGAGGACCTGGTTGTAGCAGTGAATTGGCTGTGTTTTATGAAAATGGCCCTTTCAAAATTGCTGATAACATGTCCCTCTCCTGGAATGAGTATGGTTGGGACAAG GTATCTAACCTCCTTTATGTTGACCAACCAACTGGAACTGGGTTTAGTTACTCCACCGATAAGCGCGATATTCGTCACGATGAAGACGGTGTCAGCAATGATCTATATGACTTTTTACAG GCGTTTTTTGCTGAACATCCCGAGTATGCTACAAATGACTTTTTTATTACTGGTGAATCATATGCTGGGCATTATATTCCGGCTTTTGCTGCTCGTGTCCACAAGGGAAACAAAGCTAAAGAAGGAATTCATATAAACTTGAAG GGATTTGCCATTGGTAATGGGCTCACTGATCCCGCAATTCAGTATAAAGCTTATGCAGATTATGCACTTGACATGGGCATAATTGAACAGCCTGACTATGACCGCATCAACAAAGTGTTGGTTCCAGCCTGCGAATTGGCAATCAAACTATGCG GCACAGATGGAAAAATCGCATGCACAGCTTCATATTTCGTTTGTAATACTATATTCAATTCCATCATGTCACATGCTGGAAATATCAAT TACTACGACATCAGAAAGAAGTGTGACGGGAGTCTTTGCTATGATTTTTCGAACTTGGAAAAGTTCCTGAACCAAGGATCTGTTCGGGATGCACTAGGGGTTGGAGATATTGAATTTGTGTCTTGTAGCTCTTCAGTTTATCAGGCTATGCTTGTGGATTGGATGCGAAATCTTGAAGTTGGTATTCCTGCCCTCCTTGAAGATGGAATCAATTTGCTTGTTTATGCAGGGGAATATGATCTTATCTGCAACTGGCTTG GTAATTCAAGATGGGTTCATGCCATGGAATGGTCTGGCCAGAAAGAATTTGTTGCCTCACCTGAAGTTCCTTTCATAGTTGATGATTCAGAAGCCGGAGTGTTGAAGAACCATGGAACTTTAAGTTTCCTAAAG GTTCATGATGCGGGTCACATGGTTCCAATGGACCAGCCCAAGGCTTCTTTAGAAATGTTGAAGAAATGGACTCAAGGAACCCTTTCCAAATCTGGAGCTGATGAGGAAATATTAGTTGCAGAATTGTAA